The Ascochyta rabiei chromosome 5, complete sequence genome has a segment encoding these proteins:
- a CDS encoding Prolyl aminopeptidase: MAQAPQTTGFEHDDAWDANWLRVDDTHELYYEQYGKRDGKAAIYLHGGPGGHTSKPNSAFFNPEHYRVVLLDQRGCGKSRPNASTINNTTWHLVSDIEALRKHLGITKWHVVFGGSWGSTLALAYAQTHPSSVGSLVLRGIFAVRELELKWTMNPGGASTLFPDHFDEFINFLPAEERADHVASYHKRLMSDDESISHPAARAWNKWEVSISTLYPNVKGLAQLDDASYNLAHARTEAHYFQHKAWLEEGQLLKQENIDKIRHIPTTIVQGRYDVVCPPITAWELHKAFPESKLHYIADAGHSATEPGTKKKLIEVCEEYADLSI; this comes from the exons ATGGCACAAGCACCGCAAACGACAGGCTTCGAGCATGATGATGCCTGGGACGCTAATTGGCTGAGGGTTGACGATACGCATGAGCTTTACTACGAGCAGTACGGAAAGCGAGATGGAAAAGCGG CAATCTATCTGCATGGCGGACCTGGGGGTCATACCTCCAAACCGAACTCAGCATTCTTTAACCCAGAGCATTACCGCGTAGTCTTGCTTGACCAGCGCGGATGCGGAAAGTCACGTCCAAATGCCAGTACTATCAACAACACAACTTGGCACTTAGTTTCCGACATCGAAGCCCTCAGGAAACATCTCGGCATTACGAAGTGGCACGTAGTCTTTGGAGGTTCTTGGGGTTCGACACTGGCCCTAGCATACGCCCAAACACATCCGTCATCTGTTGGCTCGCTGGTCCTACGCGGCATCTTCGCAGTTCGCGAGCTCGAGCTAAAGTGGACGATGAACCCCGGCGGAGCAAGCACCCTCTTCCCCGACCATTTCGACGAGTTTATCAACTTCTTGCCCGCAGAGGAACGCGCCGATCACGTCGCTTCGTACCACAAGCGTCTGATGTCTGATGATGAGAGTATCAGCCATCCAGCTGCGAGAGCTTGGAACAAGTGGGAGGTTTCTATCAGCACTCTGTATCCCAATGTCAAGGGGCTGGCCCAGCTCGATGATGCCTCGTACAACCTGGCACATGCACGAACAGAGGCGCATTACTTCCAACACAAGGCGTGGCTAGAGGAAGGCCAATTGTTGAAGCAGGAGAACATCGACAAGATTCGACACATCCCCA CAACTATCGTACAAGGCCGCTACGACGTCGTATGCCCGCCCATCACGGCCTGGGAATTGCACAAGGCTTTCCCCGAATCCAAGTTGCACTATATTGCTGATGCTGGACACAGCGCAACA GAGCCAGGAACGAAAAAGAAGCTCATTGAGGTCTGTGAGGAGTATGCAGATCTTTCCATCTAG
- a CDS encoding Histone acetyltransferase, which yields MATRNERALGRVREAVGYSSSPPPPAEPATPVRRAPPAPAFALPSSPDIPLRHLKAQAATARHADSPSPAKRKATTEATGGSPKRAKQSPSSDADAHVDEAPAPPVKRIVPFPEKPAVIEEREGEIEFRVVNNDGQRESTIILTGLKCIFQKQLPKMPKDYIARLVYDRTHLSIAIVKKPLEVVGGITYRPFDKGQFAEIVFCAISSDQQVKGYGAHLMSHLKDYVKATSDVMHFLTYADNYAIGYFKKQGFTKEITLEKRRWMGYIKDYEGGTIMQCSMVPKIRYLESGRMLLKQKECVNAKIRAVSKSFQVHQPPVQWAKGEVKQIDPLTIPAIKNSGWSPVMDELARAPRHGPNYNQLLHLLNDMQNNSNAWPFQQPVNKDEVLDYYDVIKEPMDLATMEEKHEKDLYPTPEDFIRDAKLIFDNCRKYNNESTPYAKAAGRLERFMWQQIRNIPEWSHLESELGGK from the exons ATGGCGACTCGCAACGAGCGGGCACTGGGCCGCGTGCGCGAGGCCGTGGGCTACAGCtcgtcaccaccaccaccagccgAGCCTGCAACGCCTGTGCGCAGGGCGCCACCTGCGCCTGCATTTGCCCTGCCCTCGTCGCCAGATATCCCCCTGCGCCACCTGAAAGCACAAGCTGCCACCGCACGTCATGCTGACTCGCCCTCCCCAGCCAAGCGCAAAGCGACCACCGAGGCCACTGGCGGCTCCCCTAAGCGCGCAAAGCAGAGCCCCTCGTCCGACGCAGACGCACACGTAGACGAAGCTCCCGCGCCCCCTGTCAAGCGCATCGTGCCCTTCCCCGAGAAGCCCGCCGTCATCGAAGAGCGCGAGGGAGAGATCGAGTTCCGTGTCGTCAACAATGACGGCCAGCGTGAGAGCACCATCATCCTAACCGGGCTCAAGTGCATATTCCAGAAGCAGCTGCCCAAGATGCCCAAAGACTACATCGCTCGTCTCGTCTACGACCGCACTCATCTGAGCATCGCCATCGTCAAGAAGCCTCTCGAAGTCGTCGGCGGCATCACCTACCGCCCCTTCGACAAGGGCCAGTTCGCCGAGATTGTCTTCTGCGCAATCTCCTCGGACCAGCAAGTCAAAGGCTACGGCGCCCATCTCATGTCGCATCTCAAGGACTACGTCAAGGCCACCTCAGACGTCATGCACTTCCTAACCTACGCCGACAACTACGCCATTGGCTACTTCAAGAAGCAAGGCTTCACCAAGGAAATCACGCTCGAGAAGCGGCGCTGGATGGGCTACATCAAGGACTATGAAGGCGGCACGATCATGCAGTGCAGCATGGTGCCCAAGATCCGCTACCTGGAGAGCGGCCGCATGCTGCTCAAGCAGAAAGAATGTGTCAACGCCAAAATTCGTGCCGTCTCCAAATCCTTCCAGGTCCATCAGCCTCCCGTTCAATGGGCGAAAGGGGAGGTCAAGCAGATTGATCCTCTCACCATACCCGCTATCAAGAACTCCGGCTGGAGTCCCGTCATGGACGAACTGGCTCGCGCGCCCCGCCACGGACCGAACTACAACCAGCTTCTCCACCTGCTCAACGACATGCAAAACAACTCCAACGCCTGGCCGTTCCAGCAGCCCGTCAACAAAGACGAGGTCCTCGACTACTACGATGTCATCAAGGAACCCATGGACCTGGCCACCATGGAGGAGAAGCATGAGAAGGACCTCTACCCAACACCTGAGGACTTCATCCGCGACGCCAAGCTCATCTTCGACAACTGCAGAAAGTACAACAACGAGAGTACTCCGTATGCAAAGGCGGCAGGGCGGTTGGAGCGCTTCATGTGGCAGCAAATACGGAATATCCCAGAGTGGTCG CATCTTGAGAGTGAGCTCGGTGGCAAGTAG
- a CDS encoding Exodeoxyribonuclease III, giving the protein MQADPPILTAVSSSARQLFTLLRCVAFASKAHVQLSDQGVKFCVDEASVMEASAFVDKSLFATFNFYAPPLPPSSADSDDEEATPPLTFRISLTALLETLQIFGLTDPNASRPPWARDNPYPTSTAFSNNVLGMNNLCRITYDAPGAPLSVILTEASIRTSCDLTTYEPEYTDEIPFDRQSLAFKTIMRGSWLYDAILELSSTSPEKLTMYAKMVHGKPFFALSSTGTLGSARVEFNNQPPTSTHRAPAVSRDDATAPPTNLLETFQLSDPDTILRASYKYTLIQKAARAMSVATKVSVRVDTQGVLSMQFMIEVEPAAGGGASNVSFVDFRFVPLVEDEDDGGDEGETLMQGGDMDGYVDLF; this is encoded by the exons ATGCAAGCCGACCCGCCCATTCTCACGGCTGTGTCCAGCTCGGCCCGCCAGCTGTTCACGCTGCTCCGCTGCGTTGCATTCGCCTCCAAGGCCCATGTGCAGCTCAGCGACCAAGGCGTGAAGTTCTGCGTCGATGAGGCCAGCGTCATGGAGG CCTCTGCCTTCGTCGACAAATCTCTCTTTGCCACCTTCAACTTCTACGCGCCTCCCCTACCGCCCTCCTCCGCAGACTCAGACGATGAGGAAGCCACCCCGCCACTGACCTTCCGCATCTCCCTCACCGCCCTGCTCGAAACACTTCAGATCTTTGGCCTCACCGACCCCAATGCCTCCAGACCACCATGGGCACGTGacaacccctaccccacgAGCACAGCCTTCTCCAACAACGTCCTGGGTATGAACAACCTGTGTCGCATTACATACGATGCTCCTGGCGCGCCTCTCTCCGTCATCCTCACCGAAGCCAGCATACGTACATCGTGCGACCTAACCACCTACGAGCCAGAGTACACCGACGAGATCCCCTTCGACCGCCAGAGTCTGGCCTTCAAGACCATTATGCGGGGCAGCTGGCTGTACGATGCGATTCTAGAGCTCTCGTCCACCTCGCCCGAGAAGCTGACCATGTACGCCAAGATGGTGCACGGGAAGCCCTTCTTTGCCCTGTCCTCCACCGGCACCCTTGGTTCGGCAAGGGTCGAGTTCAACAACCAGCCCCCCACGTCCACGCACCGCGCTCCAGCAGTAAGCAGAGACGACGCCACCGCGCCGCCGACCAATCTACTGGAAACGTTCCAGCTCTCCGACCCAGACACGATTCTGCGCGCAAGCTACAAGTACACCCTGATCCAGAAAGCGGCCCGCGCAATGAGTGTCGCCACAAAAGTCAGCGTTCGCGTCGACACCCAGGGCGTGCTGAGCATGCAATTCATGATCGAGGTCGAGCCTGCCGCCGGCGGTGGTGCAAGTAACGTTTCGTTTGTAGACTTTCGATTCGTGCCGCTtgtcgaggacgaggacgacggGGGTGACGAAGGCGAGACGCTGATGCAGGGCGGTGACATGGACGGCTATGTAGACCTATTCTAG